In one Hymenobacter sp. DG25B genomic region, the following are encoded:
- a CDS encoding RNA polymerase sigma factor has product MNAQPPIDPEQLPALLAGCRRMERASQRQLYTRFYSYALSICLRYAHHREAAMEVVNDGFMKLFRDIGRFDPGRYELQSSFQGWLKSIMIHTAIDYYRAQVKQQQQLALEEAAYARADAAPTPLDNLAYEDLTALIQQLTPAYRTVFNLYVLDGFTHEEIARQLGISVGASKSNLSKARGHLREFLQRTNHYAHAESIG; this is encoded by the coding sequence GTGAATGCGCAGCCTCCTATAGACCCGGAACAGCTGCCCGCCTTGCTGGCGGGCTGCCGCCGTATGGAGCGCGCCAGTCAGCGGCAGCTCTACACCCGGTTCTACAGCTATGCCCTGAGCATCTGCCTGCGCTATGCCCATCATCGGGAGGCCGCTATGGAAGTGGTAAATGATGGATTCATGAAGCTATTCCGCGACATCGGGCGCTTCGACCCGGGCCGCTACGAGCTGCAAAGCTCGTTTCAGGGCTGGTTGAAGAGCATCATGATTCACACGGCCATTGATTATTACCGGGCTCAGGTAAAGCAACAGCAGCAGCTAGCCCTGGAAGAAGCGGCCTACGCCCGCGCCGATGCCGCGCCCACTCCGCTGGACAACCTGGCCTACGAAGACCTGACCGCCCTGATTCAGCAGCTCACACCCGCCTACCGCACGGTATTTAATTTATACGTGCTGGATGGTTTCACCCACGAGGAAATAGCCCGGCAGCTGGGCATTTCGGTGGGCGCCTCCAAATCAAACCTTTCCAAAGCCCGGGGTCATTTACGGGAGTTTTTGCAACGCACCAATCACTATGCCCACGCCGAATCTATCGGATGA
- a CDS encoding c-type cytochrome translates to MLLRLFLLGGALSLVSGCAYDNAEELFPAPACNTSAVTYQGTIVPILQANCLSCHSSATAEGGIVLEEAHEVQHLAEHGTLLGVVTHAPGFPAMPKDAPQLSACDIEAIRAWVAAGAPDN, encoded by the coding sequence ATGTTACTCCGACTGTTTTTGCTGGGCGGGGCGCTCAGCCTGGTCAGCGGCTGCGCCTATGATAACGCAGAAGAGCTTTTCCCGGCGCCCGCCTGCAACACTTCCGCCGTTACGTACCAGGGCACTATTGTGCCCATTCTGCAAGCCAACTGCCTTTCCTGCCACAGCAGCGCCACGGCCGAAGGTGGCATTGTGCTGGAAGAGGCGCACGAGGTACAGCACCTGGCCGAGCATGGTACCCTGCTAGGCGTGGTGACGCACGCTCCAGGCTTTCCAGCCATGCCTAAAGATGCCCCTCAGCTAAGCGCCTGCGACATTGAGGCCATTCGGGCCTGGGTAGCCGCCGGGGCGCCGGATAATTAG
- a CDS encoding YceI family protein produces the protein MRLLGIVFLSFLLPLVGLGQERYMTHSGHISFYSSAPLEDIEAKSQQAGGVIDLSTGQLAFSVPMKSFVFPNGLMQEHFNENYVESDRYPKSTFVGKLLGFNAATLPTSGPQPVQAEGDLAIHGVTHRVRVPGTLELRGNGLQLQAKFNVAPADYNIIIPRLVREHIAKSVEVTVNMLCPPVPQP, from the coding sequence ATGAGACTTCTCGGCATTGTTTTTCTCTCGTTTCTGCTACCGCTGGTGGGCTTAGGGCAGGAGCGGTACATGACCCACAGCGGGCATATCAGCTTTTACTCCTCGGCGCCGCTGGAAGATATTGAGGCGAAGAGCCAACAGGCCGGCGGCGTCATCGACCTCAGCACCGGCCAGCTGGCCTTCTCCGTTCCCATGAAATCCTTTGTATTCCCCAACGGACTGATGCAGGAGCACTTCAATGAGAACTACGTGGAATCGGACCGCTACCCCAAATCCACCTTTGTGGGAAAGCTATTGGGCTTTAATGCGGCCACCCTGCCAACCAGTGGCCCACAGCCAGTGCAGGCCGAAGGCGACCTGGCCATTCATGGCGTAACGCACCGGGTACGGGTGCCCGGCACGCTGGAGCTGCGCGGCAATGGCCTGCAGCTACAGGCAAAGTTTAACGTGGCGCCCGCCGATTACAATATTATAATCCCCCGGCTGGTGCGCGAGCATATTGCCAAGTCGGTGGAGGTAACCGTGAATATGCTTTGTCCGCCAGTTCCTCAACCTTAA